Part of the Nocardia farcinica genome, CGCCCCACTCGACCCAGCCCGCACCGCCCTTCTTGTCCGGGAACCACACGTCGACCTCGGCCGAGGGCTCGGTGAACGGGAAGTAGTTGGGCCGCATCCGGGTCCGGGTCTCCGGGCCGAACAGCGCGCGGGCGAACGCGTCCAGCGTGCCGCGCAGATGGGCCATCGTCAGGCCCTTGTCCACGGCCAGCCCCTCCACCTGGGAGAACACCGGGGTGTGGGTGGCGTCGAGCTCGTCGGTGCGGAAGGTACGCCCCGGGCAGACCACGTAGATCGGCAGGTCCCGCTCCAGCATCGAGCGCACCTGCACCGGCGAGGTGTGCGTGCGCAGCACCTGCCGCGAGCCCTCCGGCGCGATGTGGAAGGTGTCCTGCATGGTGCGCGCCGGATGGTCGGGCAGGAAGTTCAGCGCGTCGAAGTTGAAGTGCTCGGTCTCGACCTCGGGGCCCTCGGCGACCTCCCAGCCCATCGCGACGAACACGTCGGCGATCCGCTCGGAGATCACGGTGATCGGGTGCCGGGCGCCGACCTGCTGACGGCGGGCGGGCAGCGTCACGTCGATGGCCTCGGCGACCAGCACCGCGGCGTCGCGCTCGGCCAGCAGCACCGCGCGGCGCGCCTCGAACGCCTCGGCGACCCGGCCGCGGGCGACGTTCACGCGCTTGCCCGCGTCCTTCTTCTCCTCCTTGGGCAGAGCGCCGAGCGCGCGCTGGGCCAGCGCCAGCGGCGCCTTGCCGCCCAGATGCTCGGTCTTGGCCACCGCAAGGGCGTCGAGATCGGCGGCCGCGGCGAAGGCCTTCTCGGCATCGGCGGCGGCCGCGGCCAGCGCCTCCTCGCTCAGATCCACGGCGGCGGCCGTGTTCGGTTCGGCGGCGTTCTGCTCGACTCCGGTGCTGTCGTCGGCCACGATGGTTCGTCTCTCCCCTTGGGGTCGGTGCGGGCCGGGCTGACTCCCTGCCCGTATTGCTGCTGGTGGAATCCTATGGGATCGCTCGCGGGCGGTTCACGCGGATTACCGGCGGGCCGCGTCGCGGTGATGCACGCGAGCGCTGGCGTAGAGGCAGATGGCCGCCGCGGCGGCCAGGTTCAGGCTCTCGGCGCGGCCGTGGATGGGGATGCGCACGCGATGGTCGGCGCGGGCGGCGACGGCGGGGTCGAGACCGTGTGCCTCGTTGCCGAACAGCCACGCCACCGGGCCGGCGAGGATCTCGTCGGCCTCGTCGAGCACCACCTCGCCGTCGGCGGCGGTGGCGAGCAGCGTGAGACCCGCCGCGTGCAGCGCGTCCAGGGTCGGCACGACCTCGCGGCCCCGCACCACCGGCACGTGGAACAGGCTGCCCGCGCTGGCCCGCACGCATTTGCCGTTGTGCGGGTCGACGGTGTGCCCGGCCAGCACCACGCCGTCGGCGCCGACCGCGTCGGCCACCCGGATCAGGGTGCCCGCGTTGCCGGGCTCGGCGATCTCCACCGGGACCGCGAGCAGGCGCGGGTCGCGGGCGAGCACCTCGGGCAGCGGCACGTCGATCTGCTCGCAGACGGCCACCAGGCCGGGCGCGGTGACGGTCTCGCCGAGGTGCTCGGCGGCCCGGTCGCTCACCAGTGTGGTGCGCACCCCGGTCGCCGCGGCGGTGGCGACCAGTTCGTGCTCGCGTTCGGCGGCGGCGGCCGAATAGAACAGCTCACGCGCCCGGCCGGTGTCGAGGGCGGCGGTCACCGCGTTGGCGCCCTCGGCGAGGAACAGGCCGGTCCTGCGCCGGTGCGCGGCGCGATGGAGCTTGACAGCCGAAACGACCCGCGGGTTGCGCTCGGAGAGCGCGTCCGCGGGTCGTTTCGACGGAGATCCCTGCGTCAACGGGGCTCAGGCGGCCGGCGCGTTGACGTCCTGCGGCAGGGCGGCCTTGGCGATGGCGACCAGGCCGGCGAACGCCTCGGCGTCGGAGACGGCCAGCTCGGCCAGGTTCTTGCGGTCCACCTCGACACCGGCGGCCTTCAGGCCCTGGATGAAGCGGTTGTAGGTGATGTCGTTGAGGCGCGCCGCGGCGTTGATGCGCGCGATCCACAGCTTGCGGAAGTCACCCTTGCGCGCCCGGCGGTCCCGGTAGGCGTAGGTGAGCGAGTGCAGCTGCTGTTCCTTGGCCTTGCGGTACAGCCGCGAGCGCTGGCCGCGGTAGCCCTTGGAGGCCTCGAGGATGGAACGGCGCTTCTTCTGAGCGTTGACGGCCCTTTTGACGCGTGCCACTGGTCAGTCCTTGATCGAATAGGGGGCGCGGGCGCGCCCGGATGTGGTCGGGGTGACGTCGGCGAAGCCGGCGCGGGTCTCAGCGACCCAGCAGCTTCTTCACACGACGGACGTCGGCGGCCGCGACGACCTCCGTGCCGTCCAGACGACGAGTCCGGCGGGAGGGCTTGTGCTCCAGCAGGTGGCGACGGTTCGCCTGCTGACGCAGCAGCTTGCCTTTACCGGACACCTTGAATCGCTTCGAGGCGCCGCTGTGGCTCTTCATCTTCGGCATGGGTTCCTCTATCTAGTCGTCCCGGCGGTCGAGCACCGACCGACGGCATCTGAACGTATTACTGCGGGCCGGCCTGCTCGCCCTGGCCCGCGGCCGGAGTGCCACCGGCCGACGCGGCGCCCTGCTGCGGCCGCGTGGCCGCCTGCTGCGCCTTCACCCGCGTCTTCGCGCCCTTGTGCGGGGCGAGGACCATCGTCATGTTGCGGCCGTCCTGCTTGGCCGAGGTCTCGACGAAACCCAGATCGGCGACGTCGCCGGCGAGCCGCTGCAGCAGCCGGTACCCGAGCTCGGGACGGGACTGCTCGCGACCCCGGAACATGATCGTCACCTTGACCTTGGACCCGGCCTCCAAGAAGCGCATGACATGGCCCTTCTTGGTCTCGTAGTCGTGGTCGTCGATCTTCGGGCGGAGCTTCTGCTCCTTGATGACGGTCTGCTGCTGGTTCTTGCGCGACTCGCGCGCCTTCTGCGCGGTCTCGTACTTGAACTTGCCGTAGTCCATGATCTTGCAGACCGGCGGACGGGCATCCGGGGCGACCTCGACGAGATCGAGATCGGCTTCCATTGCGACGCGTAGTGCATCTTCAACACGCACGATCCCAACCTGCTCACCGCCGGGTCCGATGAGTCGGACCTCCGGAACACGGATGCGATCGTTGATGCGGGTCTCAGTGCTGATGGGGCCTCCTAGGTCAAGCGGTGTCGTCCGACGACCGCAAGCAATGCAACCCCTTGTTCAACACGAAGGCCCCGGTCCGGTATTTCACCGGCACGGGGCCCGAGTCGACCGATCGTCGACGCGACGCAGGGCTCGCATCGACTCTCGCACATCTCTCCCGTGCGAGAAACCCACCGGATCGGCGGGCGACCGGACCGTTTCACCAGTGCGATTGCTCGCCGGCAACGGTGGGAGTCGGGCTCCACTTGTCGGCCCCAGCGCAGCCGGGGCGGTCGTCGGCAAAAAGTTTAGCATCGCGGCAGTCGAACACCGAATCGGCGGATATTCCGTTGCCGGGGCAGCCGACGGGTGGCACGCTCGGCCGCGTGTCGACCACCCCGCGCGCGCTGCTGCGCAGCCAGTTCGAGCTGACCTGGGCACTGGCCGAGGTCCACCTCGATCCGCTCACCGACGACGACGCGCACTTCGCGCCCGCCGAGCTGATCTGGACAGTACACCGCGGCCCGGACGACCACTGGCGGCCGGACTGGGCCGACACCGAACCCGACCCGATCCCGGTGCCCACCATCGCCTGGCTCACCTGGCACATCGACTGGTGGTGGAGCAGCGCGCTGGCGCACGTGCGCGGGCGCGAACCGGCGCCCCGCGACCAGGTCCACTGGGCGGGCAGCGCGGCGGCGGCGGTGGCCCGGCTGCGCGAGCTGCACGCGGCCTGGACGGAGTGGCTGGGCACCGACGAGGTGGACCTGGAGGCGCCCTCGGCCTACCCGTGGCCCGCCGAGGCCGGGCTCACCGTGGCGCACACCGCGGCGTGGGTGAACGCGGAACTGATGAAGAACGTCGCGGAGATCGGGCAGCTGCGGTTGCTGCGGGCGGCGCGGCTAGCCTGTCGTCCATGACTGACGAGCTCGATGATTCCGTGCGCGAACTGGCCGACATTCCCGCGGTCGAGGTGATCAGCCGCGCGGCCGTGATGCTGATGAGTTCGGCGGCAGAGAAGCTGGGGCTCGCCGACGAGGACCCGGACAACAGCCCGCGCAAGGATCTGGACGAGGCGCGCCGGGTGATCACGGCGCTGGCCGGGCTGGTGACCGCGTCGGTGGAATATCTGGGGCCGCACGCGGGGCCGATCCGCGACGGGCTGCAATCGCTGCAGCGGGCCTTCCGGGAGGCTTCGGCGCATCCCGACGAGCCGGGCAAGGGACCGGGCGAGAAGTACACCGGACCCGTCTACTGAACCGAAGCGGGCGGGGCGGCCTCGTGAGCAGCCCCGCCCGGCGGGTCACACCGTCGGGATGGGCGGGGGCGTGACCGAGATCGAGGAGCCCGAGGCGAGCATGTTCGCCAGGGCGGTGAGCAGGCTGCCGAGGCCGGCGCTTCCGGTGTCCATGGGTGGTCGTTCCTTTCGTGGGGGAACCCGCTCAGGCGGGCGAGCCCGGGATGTAGTTGATCGACGAGCCGCTGCCCAGGAACCCGAGAACCATCTCGAGGATGGCGGCGATGTCCACGCCCTCCATAGCTGATTTCCTTTCTTGTCCCCCGGCCACCGTCACCGGGGTGGAGCTCGGTCGAGACACCCCCGCGCACGGCGCCGGGTCCGTTTACCGCGACTGTCCGGAACGATCCCGGACACGGTGAGCCGATCTTACACATCAGCATTTCACTTTCG contains:
- the rpmI gene encoding 50S ribosomal protein L35, whose translation is MPKMKSHSGASKRFKVSGKGKLLRQQANRRHLLEHKPSRRTRRLDGTEVVAAADVRRVKKLLGR
- a CDS encoding TrmH family RNA methyltransferase — its product is MTQGSPSKRPADALSERNPRVVSAVKLHRAAHRRRTGLFLAEGANAVTAALDTGRARELFYSAAAAEREHELVATAAATGVRTTLVSDRAAEHLGETVTAPGLVAVCEQIDVPLPEVLARDPRLLAVPVEIAEPGNAGTLIRVADAVGADGVVLAGHTVDPHNGKCVRASAGSLFHVPVVRGREVVPTLDALHAAGLTLLATAADGEVVLDEADEILAGPVAWLFGNEAHGLDPAVAARADHRVRIPIHGRAESLNLAAAAAICLYASARVHHRDAARR
- the infC gene encoding translation initiation factor IF-3; this translates as MACGRRTTPLDLGGPISTETRINDRIRVPEVRLIGPGGEQVGIVRVEDALRVAMEADLDLVEVAPDARPPVCKIMDYGKFKYETAQKARESRKNQQQTVIKEQKLRPKIDDHDYETKKGHVMRFLEAGSKVKVTIMFRGREQSRPELGYRLLQRLAGDVADLGFVETSAKQDGRNMTMVLAPHKGAKTRVKAQQAATRPQQGAASAGGTPAAGQGEQAGPQ
- a CDS encoding DUF1844 domain-containing protein — its product is MTDELDDSVRELADIPAVEVISRAAVMLMSSAAEKLGLADEDPDNSPRKDLDEARRVITALAGLVTASVEYLGPHAGPIRDGLQSLQRAFREASAHPDEPGKGPGEKYTGPVY
- the pheS gene encoding phenylalanine--tRNA ligase subunit alpha, translated to MADDSTGVEQNAAEPNTAAAVDLSEEALAAAAADAEKAFAAAADLDALAVAKTEHLGGKAPLALAQRALGALPKEEKKDAGKRVNVARGRVAEAFEARRAVLLAERDAAVLVAEAIDVTLPARRQQVGARHPITVISERIADVFVAMGWEVAEGPEVETEHFNFDALNFLPDHPARTMQDTFHIAPEGSRQVLRTHTSPVQVRSMLERDLPIYVVCPGRTFRTDELDATHTPVFSQVEGLAVDKGLTMAHLRGTLDAFARALFGPETRTRMRPNYFPFTEPSAEVDVWFPDKKGGAGWVEWGGCGMVNPKVLIASGIDPEVYSGFAFGMGLERTLQFRNGIPDMRDIVEGDVRFTLPFGIQS
- the rplT gene encoding 50S ribosomal protein L20, with amino-acid sequence MARVKRAVNAQKKRRSILEASKGYRGQRSRLYRKAKEQQLHSLTYAYRDRRARKGDFRKLWIARINAAARLNDITYNRFIQGLKAAGVEVDRKNLAELAVSDAEAFAGLVAIAKAALPQDVNAPAA
- a CDS encoding DinB family protein, which translates into the protein MSTTPRALLRSQFELTWALAEVHLDPLTDDDAHFAPAELIWTVHRGPDDHWRPDWADTEPDPIPVPTIAWLTWHIDWWWSSALAHVRGREPAPRDQVHWAGSAAAAVARLRELHAAWTEWLGTDEVDLEAPSAYPWPAEAGLTVAHTAAWVNAELMKNVAEIGQLRLLRAARLACRP